Proteins encoded together in one Lathyrus oleraceus cultivar Zhongwan6 chromosome 5, CAAS_Psat_ZW6_1.0, whole genome shotgun sequence window:
- the LOC127084531 gene encoding putative F-box protein At1g47730: MEKTKSSCEKVSNHIPADLTVSILSKLFLKSLVRFRCVRKSWSLLFQDSYFMNMYRIHFASNHNYMYADDSCITLEGLQPYQHGHQVLFSHSGERFKNKVKLDLPPPFQENDTCFEFLGSVVDGTICFYQGLKVGVCYFMKILGSAVVCTGWVLIASSRGVVPSLCRLSLVVYVYGQKCLIFLFLSSMLVQWCV, encoded by the exons ATGGAGAAAACAAAGTCGAGTTGTGAAAAGGTCAGTAATCATATACCTGCGGATCTTACCGTTTCCATTCTTTCAAAACTTTTTCTAAAATCTTTGGTTCGATTTAGATGCGTAAGAAAATCATGGTCACTCTTATTCCAAGACTCCTATTTTATGAATATGTACCGCATCCATTTTGCATCTAATCACAATTATATGTATGCCGATGATTCATGTATAACATTAGAAGGACTTCAGCCATATCAACACGGGCACCAGGTCTTGTTTTCTCATTCTGGGGAGAGATTCAAAAATAAAGTAAAATTAGATTTGCCGCCTCCATTTCAAGAGAATGACACGTGTTTTGAATTCTTGGGTTCTGTTGTTGATGGAACTATTTGTTTCTACCAAG GTCTGAAGGTCGGAGTCTGCTACTTTATGAAGATTCTTGGGTCTGCAGTGGTATGCACTGGTTGGGTTTTGATTGCCTCCAGCAGGGGTGTGGTTCCTTCTCTTTGCAGACTGTCTCTGGTTGTCTATGTGTATGGTCAGAAGTGtcttatttttttgtttttgtcttcTATGCTAGTACAATGGTGTGTTTAA